TAGCCAATACAAAAGCATCGCGACCTAATCCTGCAGTGCCGTCCACCACAGTAGGCGTAACGCCCTGCTTTAGACCAACCGCTTTTGCAATCGATTGACCACGTCCACCACCAAATTTACGTCGATGAGCCACCGCGCCAGACACAAAGTCGACACTGATACCGTCTAATTTGGGCTCGTCACGTTTATGCAGACTTAAGGTATTGTTGTCGAAGCGCAATTCAAACAGCGCTTGCTTGTCCCATACCAGTCCCCAACGCTCACATATATCAACAAGAGACGGATATTGCTGATTAAAAAAAATCGGTATTTGCAAAAGTAATTCCAAGCATTAAGTAAACTCTTGGCTATTATGCCAAAAGCCCGCAACAGTGAATACCTATACCTCAACAAACTAAACACCTATAATGTCTGCATCTTGCAGTATCCACTGCGCAGCTATTTCGGACTCTTCCATGTTAAGTTACCGCCACGGTTTTCACGCCGGCAATTATGCCGATGTTCTCAAGCACGCTATGTTGTTACAGGTGCTAAAACTGATGCACAAAAAAGATAAGCCAATGGCCTATATCGACACTCATGCCGGTGCGGGTGGTTATGCATTAACGGATGAGTTTGCCAAAAAAACCGGTGAGTACTTAGACGGCGTGGCCAAACTTTGGGGCAAAGAAGATTTACCCGAAAGCCTGCAGCTTTATATTGATGATGTAAAACATTTCAACCAAGGTGAAGAGGACTTAGCTTTTTATCCCGGTTCACCTGCGTTTGTTGATATGAACATGCGTCCTAAAGATCGTATGGTGTTGCACGAGCTTCATAGCACTGACTTTGTCTCACTTGACGAGCAATTTGCTAACGACCGACAAGTTAAAGTCATCAATAGTGATGGCTTAAAAGGTTTAATTGCTGCGGTGCCGCCACTTGAGCGCCGAGGGGTGATATTAATTGATCCAAGCTACGAGATAAAAACCGACTATCAAGATGTTGCTCATGCAATTATTAAAGCGCACAAACGCTTTGCTACTGGGGTATTTATGTTGTGGTATCCGGTGGTTGATAGAGCGCAAACTGAATCTATGTTGAAAATATTAGCCACCAGCGGCATTAAAAACCAGCTACGCGTTGAGCAAGCAATTAAACCTGACAGTAATGAATTTGGTATGACCGCTGCCGGATTATGGATTATTAACCCACCTTGGCAACTCGATGTGGCGGCTAAAGAAATGCTCGACTATTTAGAACGCCGTTTAGGTCAAAGCGGTGGTAAAACCGTGGTAAAACAAGAAGTGCCAGAATAAGTTATTTATCAATGAATATGGCGTTATACCTAACACCCCCCGCCAATCATCAAAACTAAAAAGCCCATGTAATAGTGATTACATGGGCTTTTTGCATCTAAAACGCCGCATTATCACACTAGAAAAACGCCCCTGCCGCACCCGGGAATACCACAGGGCTAGCATTACCATTGGCAGCCACACTGGCTACACCAAACAGATAATTATCTATGACCCTATTTTTTAAAATAAATTCATTCACATTGCCAACATAACGGCTATGAGTCCATTCCGGTTCAGTTGTTAAACGCCAATACACTCGATATCCCACCACGGTTTTGTCTGCGTTTTTTGCCCAGCTTAATGTGGTGTCAGGTGAAACTTGGCCTTTTATCGTGACCTTGGTTGGCGGTGCGGGTGCCCATGCCATTGACGCTAAGCTAATGGCATTAAGCGCGGTAAGTTTGGCGTTAAAATCAAAATCGACCCCTTCAATAACATCACCGTATTCAATGCCATTTTCATTGCGAATATCTTGATGCTGACGATCATAATGCTCGTTGGTTTCCATCACTCGCACCGCAGGGAAACCGGCTTTATTAAAGGGTAAATGATGCCCGCCACGGCCAAATCTATCTAGGCGGTACACTAACATGACATCCAGATTAGTCATGTATTGGTCCACCAGCGTTTTTATTTTACGTGCAAGATTGCGAGAGGCAGAATCGTTTTCACCGCCGCCAAAATAGCGCTGTTTGGCTTCTTCAGGCGTTTCAACAAAGCGCACGCCTTCAGAAAATATACGTACCGTTGAATTATTAATAACCCCGTTAATACCAGCAATATTGCCTATCATGTCGTTATTTAATACCGCTTGCACTTGCCAGTGATTGTCTTGGGCGTATTTTGCTAAAATATCACCGCCGTATAAGCCCTGCTCTTCACCGGACAAGGCGGCATAAACTATGGTGCCGTTAAACTGATATTTAGATAAAACCCGTGCAGCTTCAATGGCCCCTGCAACACCTGAGGCATTATCGTTGGCTCCGGGTGACATAGAGGTGGCGTCAAGTACGTCAGTTACCCGAGAATCAATATCACCGCTCATCATCACCACGCGATTAGGATCAGCCTTACCACGTTGAATGGCAATCACATTGACCACTTCCGTTGGCTCGGCAATACGTTTGCCTTGCACTGTGTCACTCACAGTAAGCACTTCTAAACAGCCGCCACATTCTGTTGATATTCGCTTAAATTCAGCTTCAATCCAACGTCTGGCTGCGCCTATGCCTTGGGTGTCTGAAGTGGTGTCTGACAGCGTATGTCGAGTGCCAAAGCTCACCAGTTTACGCAGGTCTTGTTCAATACGCTGTGGACTAGGAGCGGTGGCAATATCGTATAACCTAAGGTCTTCTTGCGATGGCGCTGCGGCATTTTCCGCTTTTACCGGCGTAACTAAACAAGCGCTAAACACCCCTAAAGCTAAGGTGCAAGCCACCAAATGACTAGGCATAACATTATGAATGTTGTTAAATATTGAGGTTGCTTTCATCATTTTAACCTTGTGTTTTATGGTGATCAGCTCACTTTACGATAACGGTTATATAAAATTTTCACGCGCTGCACATAGGCTTGGGTTTCGGGATAAGGTGGAATGCCGTTGTATTGTTTAACGGTAGTTGGGCCAGCATTGTAAGCTGCACAGGCAAGGTCAATATCGCCATTAAACTGTGCTAGCAACTTGGCTAAATAACGGCTACCACCATCAATATTTTGCTCGGCTTGAAACGCATCGCGCACATTCATATCTTTTGCTGTTGCCGGCATTAATTGCATTAATCCCATTGCGCCCGCTTTTGATACCACATTAGTACGAAATGCCGACTCGGCATGGATCACCGCTTTGATTAACGCGGGGTCAATTTGATAACGATGTGCAGCTCGGGCAACTAGGCTGGCATATTCTGATTTAAATAATGGGGTTTTATACCAGTCGATAGTCGAATCTGGCCGACAGGCAAAGCATTCATATAATAAAATGCGGTAGTTATTATGCCCAGGCTCACTATCACTAAATGCGGTAATGCCGTTTTTTTCATATTGATAAACTTTGCGTTTTTCGACGCCAAGATCTGACACTATCCCGTTTTCTGAATAACTGGCCTTTAATTGTCGTTTAGCGGGTTTACTGGTGTCAGCCTTGGGCAGCGGATAATCATTATCTAATACCACTGCTTTAGAAATGGGCTGGCTTTTATCGGCCGATACCACGCCTTGCGGGCTTAAGTCTGGAAATAAATTTAACTGCGGTTTAGGCTGACTTTGTTCAGAGGGCTGATAGCGTGCTTTTATTCTTGACTTGGCTTGATTTACTTTATCATTGCTTGATGCTTGCTGCTGTTGGCTATCGCTCTGGCTCTGGTTGTTGCTACTATCACTTGCCGCCAGTAATGACTGCGACCATAACAAGCCACTGAGGTTTATGATAAGTCCGAATGAAAATAGCCATTTGAATCGATATCGTGACATCATTTCGCTTTTTCACTAAATTGTGTCGAGCCTGAAGTCGGCACGTTATCTGGCTCGCTTAACGCTAATAGTGGCATGGTGGTAATATTGGCAATGTTAGCCACAATAGAACCCGGAAATATTTGCACACCTTGGTTTAAATCGGTCACTGCCCGATTATAAAAGTCGGCGGCATGACCATAATCAAGCTCAAATTGCAGGTATTGGTTTAATTGATTTTCATCCAGCTTATCGGTAGTAACGGTAAAGAATAAGCGACTAAGTAACCGATCCATTAGGGTCCATGTATTGAGTACTTGGGTTAACTGGGTATCAATTTGCTGTTGCCAACGGCTACTGGCCTGCAATGCGGTTAACTCTGACAGCAGTAATGCTTGCTCGCTGGTTTGGGGGTGATGAGCTTGGCTTTGCGTCAAAATAGCGCTCAGCAAAGAGCATCGCGACGCCATTCTTTGATCCATCACATTCAATGAATCAAGAGCCGATTGACGCTTTTTGATCAGGCTTGCGTACCAAAGGTAACAAAGAATTATGACTAAGCTGGCACTTAGCAGCAATGCTTGCATATTATCTTCCTTTATAATTGTTATCCTTCATCATAATCACAATTTCATTCACTTTTCACTTAAAACTCGCTAAATCTGCCACAATAAACTTTTTGCCAACCCGCCAAATAGTAACCAAATATTGACAAAAGTTGTTTAAACGCTTTTATTGAGCCATGTATAAAAATTGCAAGCCATTCACACCAAAACCGAGAACAACAAACACCATTGATCACAAAAAAACATACAAAAACAATATACTAAAACAGAACTCTTGGTGCGCATTTTTTAAACCACTTTTCAGTTATCTTGAGATAAAAATGCAAAAATGACACTTAAAGCCATCAGTTTTACAGGGTTAGATATATTTTTGCTTTCAAAGCCTCATTTCCTTTGATTATTAATTAAGTTTCAGTTAACTATGCTACTGTAGCCTCATAAACTGGCCTATTCTTATAAACAAACCTGACGACTTTCAATGCGTTTATTAACATAAGCGTTTGATCCCGATTAGGAAAAAAGCCGAATGAAGGAAAACAATGAGTCAATCAAAACAAACAAGCGTGAACGACAAAGATCCGGTTAATGTACCTTCGGATATTGCGTCATCAAATGGCTTTGTTCGATTTTTAAATATAGTAGAGCGCTTAGGAAATCTACTTCCCCACCCAATCACCTTATTTGCCATGTTTTGTGCCGCGGTTGTGGTTATCAGTGGGATTGCGGGTTATTTCGAATTATCAGTGGTTGACCCTCGCCCTGAAGGTACAGCCGGAAGAAGCCCAGATGGATTAATCCATGTGGTAAGTCTACTCAGTGCTGAAGGCTTACAGCGGATCGTATCTGGATTAGTCACTAACTTTACTGGCTTTACCCCTTTAGGCACAGTGCTAGTTGCGCTGTTAGGTGTCGGTATTGCTGAGCGTTCAGGGTTGCTATCTGCCGGTATGCGTTTGCTAGTGATGGGTACATCCAAGCGCTTAGTAACTTATACCATTGTATTTGCGGGTATTGTATCCAATACGGCTTCCGAGCTAGGTTATGTGGTATTAATTCCAATGGCCGCGATGATCTTCCACTCGCTAGGTCGTCATCCTTTGGCTGGTTTAGCAGCGGCATTTGCAGGGGTATCCGGTGGTTACAGTGCCAACTTACTTTTAGGCACAGTAGACCCGTTATTATCTGGTATTACTGAAGCTGCAGCGAGAATGATTGATCCTGTGTACAGCGTTGGCCCAGAAGTAAACTGGTACTTTATGTTTGCCTCTACCTTCTTAATTACCTTACTCGGTGGTTTAGTCACTGAAAAAATTGTTGAGCCAAAACTGGGCAAATACGATATCAGTGAAGCGGGTGATTTAGATGAGCAAACCATGGAGAAGGTCAGCGATATTGAAAAGCGAGGCTTAAAGTTAGCAGGGTTATCGGCATTAGTATTTAGTATGTTACTGGCCTTAACCATTATCCCTGAAGGCGGCGCATTGCGTCACCCAGAGACTGGTTTAGTAGCTGGTTCACCATTTTTAAAGGGCATAGTGGCGTTTATCTTTATTGGCTTTGCTATACCGGGATTAGTATACGGTAAAGTGGTTGGCTCAATGAAAAAAGATACCGATGTGATTAATGCTATGTCACACAGTATGAGCACCATGGGTATGTACATCGTGTTGGTGTTTTTTGCGTCACAGTTTGTGGCATTTTTCAGTTGGACTAATTTAGGCGCGGTATTAGCGGTTGGCGGAGCACAAGCTCTTAGCACCATTGGGTTAACTGGCCCATTAGTTTTTGTGCTGTTTATTATGCTATGTGGCTTTATCAACTTAATGCTGGGTAGTGCATCCGCGCAATGGGCTGTCACCGCACCCATTTTTGTGCCTATGTTAATGCTGGTAGGTTACGCGCCTGAAACCATTCAAGCGGCTTATCGTATTGGTGATTCGGTCACTAACTTAATCACTCCTATGATGAGCTACTTTGGCTTGATTTTAGCCGTGGCGTGTCGCTATAAGAAAGACTTAGGCATAGGTACGCTTATTGCTACCATGTTGCCGTATTCCATTATCTTTTTAATTGGTTGGACTATGTTCTTCTTCTTATGGGTATTTATATTAGGTTTACCGGTTGGTCCTGGTGCGGCAACCTATTACACACCATAAGTAACTCATTAACTCACATTCATAAAAAACGCATCTTAATCGATGCGTTTTTTATGGGATTACGATAACTGAAGCAACTAAAAATCAATTAATATCGATAAAATCGTTGCCAGTTTGTTTTCTAGCTCTTGCCATTCCGCGTCGGGATCAGATCCAGCAACCACACCGGCTCCGGCAAATAAACTAATACGTCTTGGCTCAATTAATGCGCTGCGAATGGCAACCGAAAACTCTGATTCATAATGATTAAAGTAACCACAAGCTCCGGCATACCAGCCACGAGCATAGCCTTCTCGCTGGCGAATAAAGTTAAGCGCATTGTTTCTGGGTAATCCACCAACTGCAGGCGTCGGATGCAAAGCACGTAACAATTCAAAATCATTCACCCCGGGCTTTAACTCTGCCCGAATAGCACGGTGTAAATGTTGGATATGGGTCAGTTTAAAAATTTTAGCCTGCTCTTCTGCCCCCACATATTGGCAAAGTGGTTTGAGTACATCAACAATATGCTGCCTGACCAATTGGTTTTCATGACTATTTTTTGCATCATCTAATAACTGCTGCGCTAAAATGTCATCTTCTTCCTGATTGAGCCCCGCACCGTGGTGCCCGCCAATGCCTCGGTGAATAACTCATGTTGACGACGCAAATACAAGCGCTCAGGAGAGCAAGAAATAAACGCTCTTTCAGGACTAAATTCAAACCCAAATTGAAAGCTATTTGGATTACGTCCTTGCCAGCAAGCCAAAACCGTCCAAGGATCCACCTGCTCAGCAATCTCTATTTGTGTTTGGCGAGACAATACCACTTTAGGGGTAGTTTTATTAAAGCTTTGCTGAGTTACTTGCTCAACTAACTCACGCCATCTATTTTGATCAGGTAAGTCACTGCGGTTCATTAAGCGGGTTTTATTCGGTGGCGATAAGGGTTTTGGCCGTTGAATATTGGCTATAGCATCAATGGCTTGTTGATACTCAGCTTCTTTAGATTGGTTTTCAAAATTAAGATTTAATAAAATTTTAATTTTCTGGCCACTACGACGCAGTTCAATACGTGGCAAAACAAATCGCGCACGACCAAACTCTGGCCAGCATTCAACGGTGCGGTCAAATGCGACACCGCCGTAGTAACGCAGTTCTTGGCTAACACCTTTACCTCGTTGCGCTTGATAGTCAGCCGCCAACTGGTGATCGTCCACTTCATCTTGATAATAAAACTGCTTACACATACCCACAGCGGCAACTTCTTCAGATTTATCACGGCCATGCCAATAAATACGCGGATATTGAGTTTGGGCACTTAACCAAGACAAAAGCGGCACAGAAGGTGCCTCAACGGAAAGTTGCACAATAGGAGCGCTGACTGGCATCAACATCAA
This Shewanella aestuarii DNA region includes the following protein-coding sequences:
- a CDS encoding 23S rRNA (adenine(2030)-N(6))-methyltransferase RlmJ, whose protein sequence is MLSYRHGFHAGNYADVLKHAMLLQVLKLMHKKDKPMAYIDTHAGAGGYALTDEFAKKTGEYLDGVAKLWGKEDLPESLQLYIDDVKHFNQGEEDLAFYPGSPAFVDMNMRPKDRMVLHELHSTDFVSLDEQFANDRQVKVINSDGLKGLIAAVPPLERRGVILIDPSYEIKTDYQDVAHAIIKAHKRFATGVFMLWYPVVDRAQTESMLKILATSGIKNQLRVEQAIKPDSNEFGMTAAGLWIINPPWQLDVAAKEMLDYLERRLGQSGGKTVVKQEVPE
- a CDS encoding M28 family peptidase; translation: MMKATSIFNNIHNVMPSHLVACTLALGVFSACLVTPVKAENAAAPSQEDLRLYDIATAPSPQRIEQDLRKLVSFGTRHTLSDTTSDTQGIGAARRWIEAEFKRISTECGGCLEVLTVSDTVQGKRIAEPTEVVNVIAIQRGKADPNRVVMMSGDIDSRVTDVLDATSMSPGANDNASGVAGAIEAARVLSKYQFNGTIVYAALSGEEQGLYGGDILAKYAQDNHWQVQAVLNNDMIGNIAGINGVINNSTVRIFSEGVRFVETPEEAKQRYFGGGENDSASRNLARKIKTLVDQYMTNLDVMLVYRLDRFGRGGHHLPFNKAGFPAVRVMETNEHYDRQHQDIRNENGIEYGDVIEGVDFDFNAKLTALNAISLASMAWAPAPPTKVTIKGQVSPDTTLSWAKNADKTVVGYRVYWRLTTEPEWTHSRYVGNVNEFILKNRVIDNYLFGVASVAANGNASPVVFPGAAGAFF
- a CDS encoding lytic transglycosylase domain-containing protein, with protein sequence MVLDNDYPLPKADTSKPAKRQLKASYSENGIVSDLGVEKRKVYQYEKNGITAFSDSEPGHNNYRILLYECFACRPDSTIDWYKTPLFKSEYASLVARAAHRYQIDPALIKAVIHAESAFRTNVVSKAGAMGLMQLMPATAKDMNVRDAFQAEQNIDGGSRYLAKLLAQFNGDIDLACAAYNAGPTTVKQYNGIPPYPETQAYVQRVKILYNRYRKVS
- a CDS encoding LemA family protein codes for the protein MQALLLSASLVIILCYLWYASLIKKRQSALDSLNVMDQRMASRCSLLSAILTQSQAHHPQTSEQALLLSELTALQASSRWQQQIDTQLTQVLNTWTLMDRLLSRLFFTVTTDKLDENQLNQYLQFELDYGHAADFYNRAVTDLNQGVQIFPGSIVANIANITTMPLLALSEPDNVPTSGSTQFSEKAK
- a CDS encoding AbgT family transporter; translation: MSQSKQTSVNDKDPVNVPSDIASSNGFVRFLNIVERLGNLLPHPITLFAMFCAAVVVISGIAGYFELSVVDPRPEGTAGRSPDGLIHVVSLLSAEGLQRIVSGLVTNFTGFTPLGTVLVALLGVGIAERSGLLSAGMRLLVMGTSKRLVTYTIVFAGIVSNTASELGYVVLIPMAAMIFHSLGRHPLAGLAAAFAGVSGGYSANLLLGTVDPLLSGITEAAARMIDPVYSVGPEVNWYFMFASTFLITLLGGLVTEKIVEPKLGKYDISEAGDLDEQTMEKVSDIEKRGLKLAGLSALVFSMLLALTIIPEGGALRHPETGLVAGSPFLKGIVAFIFIGFAIPGLVYGKVVGSMKKDTDVINAMSHSMSTMGMYIVLVFFASQFVAFFSWTNLGAVLAVGGAQALSTIGLTGPLVFVLFIMLCGFINLMLGSASAQWAVTAPIFVPMLMLVGYAPETIQAAYRIGDSVTNLITPMMSYFGLILAVACRYKKDLGIGTLIATMLPYSIIFLIGWTMFFFLWVFILGLPVGPGAATYYTP